From a single Aliidongia dinghuensis genomic region:
- a CDS encoding molybdopterin-dependent oxidoreductase, with amino-acid sequence MPDSAPRLGFELNGCRVEVGSAPITRLSAVLRDELGLVGTKVGCDAGDCGACTVLLDGDPVCSCLIAVGQVRGRTVTSIEGLPDASPSAAALQRAFLKHGAAQCGICTPGMLGAATALLDREPRPTEAQVMDAIGGVLCRCTGYRKIVEAVLEAGGGPARETVASPVAGAAVGTRVERLDGRRKIDGSEIFGADEVPADALAVRAIRSPHHRARFRFGDLDGFVASHPGIVRVFTADDVPGDNCYGVIGPFADQPVFAVGEARFRGEAVAAVAGEPEALAALNLGDFPVTWEELPPLVDVDAALDEAAPKLHDGRPGNILTRGRVVRGDLEAGFAAAEVEVEGRFETGFVEHAYIEPEAGFARRVGDRIEIQACTQAPYMDRDDVARILGLPVEAVRIIPTAVGGGFGSKLDLSVQPFIALAAWHLHRPVRMVYSRVESIMTTTKRHPARMRVRIGAARDGRLTAMDFSGDFNTGAYASWGPTVANRVPVHASGPYFIPHYRALTRAVHTNLVPAGAFRGFGVPQAAVAQEQLFDELADKLGIDRLDFRIRNALGPGVPTVTGQVFEAGVGIRACLEALRPRRDAAHAEARAFNAAATGPLRRGVGFAGMWYGCGNTSLPNPSTMRLGLRPDGRLTLHQGAVDIGQGSNTVVTQICADALGAPLELFDLVSSDTDLTPDCGKTSASRQTFVSGKAAFLAGQALRRAILREANAGEDARLIFGDGRIAVEERGHARILSLVDLPVDARGYVLSVEETFDPPTSPLDENGQGEPYAVFGYGAHLAEVEVDIALGTVKVLKLTAAHDVGRAINPTLLEGQIEGGAAQGLGLALMEEFFPGKGENLHDYLIPTVGDMPPVTSILIEDASPIGPFGAKGIGEQALIPTAPAILNAIYDATGARITRVPATPDRVRAAIRALSAEEDSDA; translated from the coding sequence GTGCCTGATTCCGCTCCCCGGCTCGGTTTCGAGCTCAACGGCTGCCGGGTCGAGGTCGGCTCAGCACCGATCACCCGTCTCTCGGCCGTGCTGCGCGACGAGCTGGGGCTCGTCGGCACCAAGGTCGGCTGCGACGCCGGCGATTGCGGCGCCTGCACGGTGCTGCTCGACGGCGACCCGGTCTGTTCCTGCCTGATCGCCGTCGGCCAGGTGCGCGGGCGGACGGTGACCAGCATCGAAGGGCTGCCCGACGCGAGCCCGTCGGCCGCAGCGCTGCAGCGCGCCTTCTTGAAGCATGGCGCCGCCCAGTGCGGCATCTGCACGCCGGGCATGCTGGGTGCCGCGACGGCGCTGCTCGATCGCGAGCCGAGGCCAACCGAAGCCCAAGTGATGGACGCGATCGGCGGCGTGCTGTGCCGGTGCACCGGCTATCGCAAGATCGTTGAGGCGGTGCTCGAGGCGGGCGGCGGCCCCGCCCGCGAAACCGTCGCCTCGCCCGTGGCCGGCGCTGCGGTCGGCACGCGCGTCGAGCGGCTCGACGGCCGGCGCAAGATCGACGGCAGCGAGATCTTTGGCGCGGACGAGGTGCCGGCCGATGCGCTGGCCGTGCGGGCGATCCGCTCGCCGCACCATCGCGCCCGCTTCCGCTTCGGCGATCTCGACGGCTTCGTGGCGAGCCATCCGGGCATCGTGCGCGTGTTCACCGCCGACGACGTCCCTGGCGACAATTGCTATGGCGTCATCGGCCCGTTCGCCGACCAGCCGGTGTTCGCGGTCGGCGAAGCACGCTTCCGTGGCGAGGCGGTCGCCGCCGTGGCGGGCGAGCCTGAGGCGCTGGCGGCGCTCAATCTTGGCGACTTCCCGGTTACCTGGGAGGAACTGCCGCCGCTCGTCGATGTCGACGCCGCGCTGGACGAGGCAGCGCCGAAGCTCCACGACGGCCGGCCGGGCAACATCCTGACCCGCGGCCGCGTCGTGCGCGGTGATCTCGAAGCCGGCTTTGCGGCGGCCGAGGTCGAGGTCGAGGGCCGCTTCGAGACCGGCTTCGTCGAGCACGCCTATATCGAGCCCGAGGCCGGCTTCGCGCGCCGCGTCGGCGACCGGATCGAGATTCAGGCCTGTACCCAGGCGCCCTATATGGACCGCGACGATGTCGCGCGCATCCTGGGGCTGCCGGTGGAAGCCGTGCGCATCATCCCGACCGCAGTTGGCGGCGGCTTCGGCTCCAAGCTCGACCTCTCGGTGCAGCCGTTCATCGCCCTCGCCGCCTGGCATCTCCACCGGCCGGTGCGCATGGTCTATTCGCGCGTCGAGTCGATCATGACCACGACCAAGCGGCATCCGGCGCGCATGCGGGTGCGGATCGGGGCCGCGCGCGACGGCCGCCTCACGGCCATGGATTTCTCGGGCGACTTCAACACCGGCGCCTATGCCTCCTGGGGGCCTACGGTCGCGAACCGCGTGCCGGTCCACGCCTCCGGGCCCTACTTCATCCCGCATTACCGGGCGCTGACCCGGGCGGTGCACACGAATCTGGTGCCGGCCGGCGCCTTCCGCGGCTTCGGCGTGCCGCAGGCGGCGGTTGCACAGGAGCAATTGTTCGACGAGCTGGCGGACAAGCTCGGCATCGACCGGCTCGACTTCCGCATCAGGAATGCGCTCGGGCCGGGCGTGCCGACGGTGACGGGCCAGGTGTTCGAGGCGGGCGTCGGCATCCGCGCCTGCCTCGAGGCGCTGCGCCCGCGCCGCGACGCCGCGCATGCCGAGGCCCGGGCGTTCAATGCGGCGGCGACCGGGCCTCTGCGGCGCGGCGTCGGCTTTGCCGGCATGTGGTACGGCTGCGGCAATACTTCGCTGCCCAATCCTTCGACCATGCGGCTGGGCCTCAGGCCCGACGGCCGGCTCACGCTGCACCAGGGCGCGGTCGACATCGGCCAGGGCTCGAACACGGTCGTGACGCAGATCTGCGCCGACGCGCTGGGCGCACCGCTCGAGCTCTTCGACCTGGTGTCGAGCGACACGGACCTGACGCCCGACTGCGGCAAGACCTCGGCCTCGCGCCAGACCTTCGTCAGCGGCAAGGCGGCGTTCCTTGCCGGCCAGGCGCTCCGGCGTGCGATCCTGCGCGAGGCCAATGCCGGCGAGGACGCTCGGCTCATCTTCGGCGACGGCCGCATCGCGGTCGAGGAGCGCGGCCATGCGCGCATCCTGTCCCTCGTCGACTTGCCGGTCGATGCGCGCGGCTACGTGCTGTCGGTCGAGGAGACGTTCGATCCGCCGACGAGCCCCTTGGACGAGAACGGCCAGGGCGAGCCCTATGCGGTCTTCGGCTATGGCGCGCATCTGGCCGAGGTCGAGGTCGACATTGCGCTGGGCACGGTCAAGGTGCTGAAGCTGACCGCGGCGCATGACGTCGGCCGCGCGATCAACCCGACCTTGCTCGAAGGCCAGATCGAGGGCGGGGCCGCGCAGGGCCTGGGCCTGGCGCTCATGGAGGAATTCTTCCCCGGCAAGGGCGAGAACCTGCATGACTACCTGATCCCGACCGTGGGCGACATGCCGCCGGTGACCTCGATCCTGATCGAGGACGCGTCGCCGATCGGTCCGTTCGGCGCCAAGGGCATCGGCGAGCAGGCGCTGATCCCGACTGCGCCGGCCATCTTGAACGCCATCTACGATGCGACCGGCGCGCGCATCACGCGCGTGCCCGCGACCCCGGACCGGGTGCGGGCGGCGATCCGTGCGCTTTCTGCCGAGGAAGACTCCGATGCCTGA
- a CDS encoding 6-hydroxynicotinate reductase, whose protein sequence is MPDSSALVRDGDKIRCDACPVMCFIKPGMTGACDRYMNDNGDLVRVDPHVILDRAVDRGEPVVEFLERSEEWDGDLVKPGGRFVTAIGAGTTYPDYKPAPFIVSSQIDGVDMVTVVTEGIFSYCGVKVKIDTDRHLGPERAPVRAKGETIGHVTTGEYGSQMLSLGGVNHLTGGGKKMGRATCEALLDLCNGKAVELTVDEGATVLVQAGKPPVVNGMLEERMRVGCGSATIGMFARQWFGKVDEVVVIDDHITGVLSEHQAGKVLGVKETGIRMTGRRSTPGRYFEVADPGTGWGGTAITDPLSILGPFDPKVARPGLSLLMISTTGEQYGYYELDEALRPVERDLPAPLVESVERVKENCEPALSTVLFMGGAGGSLRAGVTENPVRLTRSVKDALTYVTCGGAPVYVWPGGGITFMVDVTRVPDNAFGYVPTPALVAPIEFTMRLEDYAALGGHLDHLRPLDQVLAGQGGRKLPQLQGNPWPLAPSDAKRSHG, encoded by the coding sequence ATGCCTGACTCCTCCGCCCTCGTCCGCGACGGCGACAAGATCCGCTGCGACGCCTGCCCGGTCATGTGCTTCATCAAGCCCGGCATGACCGGCGCCTGCGACCGCTACATGAACGACAACGGCGACCTGGTGCGCGTCGACCCCCACGTCATCCTCGACCGGGCGGTCGACCGCGGCGAGCCGGTCGTCGAGTTCCTGGAACGGTCGGAGGAATGGGACGGCGACCTGGTGAAGCCGGGCGGCCGGTTCGTGACGGCGATCGGCGCCGGCACGACCTATCCCGACTACAAGCCGGCACCGTTCATCGTGTCGTCCCAGATCGACGGCGTCGACATGGTGACGGTCGTGACCGAGGGCATCTTCAGCTATTGCGGCGTCAAGGTGAAGATCGACACCGACCGGCACCTGGGCCCCGAGCGCGCGCCGGTCCGCGCCAAGGGCGAGACGATCGGCCATGTGACGACCGGCGAATACGGCTCGCAGATGCTGTCCTTGGGCGGCGTCAACCACCTGACCGGCGGCGGCAAGAAGATGGGGCGCGCGACCTGCGAAGCGCTCCTGGACCTGTGCAACGGCAAGGCAGTCGAGCTTACGGTCGACGAGGGTGCGACCGTACTGGTCCAGGCGGGCAAGCCGCCGGTCGTGAACGGCATGCTCGAGGAGCGCATGCGCGTCGGCTGCGGCTCGGCCACCATCGGCATGTTCGCGCGCCAATGGTTCGGCAAGGTCGACGAGGTCGTGGTGATCGACGACCACATTACCGGCGTGCTGTCGGAGCACCAGGCCGGCAAGGTATTGGGCGTCAAGGAGACCGGCATCCGCATGACCGGCCGCCGCTCGACGCCGGGCCGCTATTTCGAGGTCGCCGATCCGGGCACCGGCTGGGGCGGCACCGCGATTACGGACCCGCTGTCGATCCTGGGGCCGTTCGACCCGAAGGTCGCCCGGCCCGGCCTGTCGCTGCTGATGATCAGCACGACCGGCGAGCAATATGGCTATTACGAGCTGGACGAGGCGCTCCGGCCCGTCGAACGCGACCTGCCGGCGCCCCTCGTCGAATCGGTCGAGCGGGTGAAGGAGAATTGCGAGCCGGCGCTGTCGACCGTCCTCTTCATGGGCGGCGCCGGCGGTTCGCTCCGCGCCGGCGTCACCGAGAACCCGGTCCGCCTCACCCGCTCGGTCAAGGATGCCCTCACCTACGTCACCTGCGGCGGGGCGCCGGTCTATGTCTGGCCCGGCGGCGGCATCACCTTCATGGTCGACGTGACGCGCGTGCCGGACAATGCCTTCGGCTATGTGCCGACGCCGGCCTTGGTGGCGCCGATCGAGTTCACCATGCGGCTCGAGGATTACGCGGCGCTCGGCGGCCATCTCGACCATCTGCGGCCGCTCGACCAGGTGCTGGCGGGCCAGGGCGGGCGCAAGCTGCCGCAACTCCAGGGCAATCCCTGGCCGCTGGCGCCGTCGGACGCCAAAAGGTCGCATGGATGA
- a CDS encoding UPF0280 family protein, with the protein MREPPLIRLLPDGRRVHLHDGPIDLILEAWGAPAAVRAAHRAAAARMNGLLDELCDELVILRAPAGGHVPVPAGPIARRMCAAVEPYAAECFITPMAAVAGAVAEAVLAAMVEAAPLDRAYVNNGGDIALHIEPGESLTAGLIDRPDRPSMIGTARLGAEDGIFGIATSGRHGRSFSLGIADAVTVLAARAADADAAATILANAVDLPGHPGILRVAADSIDPNTDLGSRLVTRAVVPLDPAERDRALAAGIARASGLIRAGRIVGASLHLQGATRTIGRLGSLPPPSPLPEETESFRRMPHA; encoded by the coding sequence ATGAGGGAGCCGCCGCTCATCCGCCTGCTGCCCGACGGGCGGCGCGTCCATCTCCATGACGGGCCGATCGACCTGATCCTGGAGGCCTGGGGCGCGCCCGCGGCTGTGCGCGCGGCGCACCGGGCGGCGGCGGCGCGGATGAACGGGCTGCTCGACGAGTTGTGCGATGAGCTTGTGATCCTCAGGGCGCCGGCCGGCGGCCATGTCCCGGTGCCGGCGGGCCCGATCGCGCGCCGCATGTGCGCGGCGGTCGAGCCCTATGCCGCGGAATGCTTCATCACGCCCATGGCCGCCGTCGCCGGCGCCGTGGCCGAGGCGGTGCTGGCGGCGATGGTCGAAGCCGCCCCGCTCGACCGGGCCTATGTGAACAACGGCGGCGACATTGCGCTTCATATCGAACCGGGCGAGAGCCTCACCGCCGGCCTGATCGACCGGCCGGACCGGCCGTCGATGATCGGCACGGCGCGGCTCGGCGCCGAGGACGGCATCTTCGGCATCGCGACCAGCGGCCGGCACGGCCGGTCCTTCTCGCTCGGCATCGCCGATGCGGTGACGGTGCTGGCGGCGCGTGCGGCCGATGCGGACGCAGCGGCGACCATCCTCGCGAATGCGGTCGATCTGCCCGGCCATCCGGGCATCCTGCGCGTGGCCGCCGACAGCATCGACCCGAACACCGACCTGGGCTCGCGCCTGGTCACGCGGGCGGTGGTGCCGCTCGACCCGGCGGAGCGGGACCGCGCGCTCGCCGCCGGCATTGCCCGGGCCTCCGGCCTCATCCGTGCCGGGCGGATCGTCGGCGCTTCCTTGCATCTGCAGGGCGCGACGCGGACGATCGGCCGGCTGGGCTCCCTGCCGCCACCCTCGCCGCTGCCCGAAGAAACCGAATCGTTCCGGAGGATGCCTCATGCCTGA
- a CDS encoding amino acid synthesis family protein produces the protein MPEVVLRKRAIIVEEIFHEGGPPAAVPLKRGAALVVIRNPFAGRYVEDIQPFMKDLEPLGLEMARRLVTALGGDPKAIQGYGKGAIVGAAGELEHGALWHAPGGYAMREILGGAKAIVPSTKKVGGPGTRLDVPVTHIDASYVRSHFDAMEVGIPDAPKADEMLLALVMTTGARIHNRAGGLKASEIKGEDGLR, from the coding sequence ATGCCTGAAGTCGTGCTGCGCAAACGCGCGATCATCGTCGAAGAGATCTTTCACGAGGGCGGTCCGCCCGCGGCCGTGCCGTTGAAGCGCGGTGCCGCGCTCGTCGTCATCCGTAATCCCTTCGCCGGGCGCTATGTCGAGGACATCCAGCCGTTCATGAAGGACCTGGAGCCGCTCGGCCTCGAGATGGCGCGCCGGCTGGTGACGGCGCTCGGCGGCGATCCGAAGGCGATCCAGGGCTACGGCAAGGGTGCCATCGTCGGTGCGGCGGGCGAGCTCGAGCATGGCGCGCTCTGGCATGCGCCGGGCGGCTACGCCATGCGTGAGATCCTGGGCGGCGCCAAGGCGATCGTGCCGTCGACCAAGAAGGTGGGCGGGCCGGGCACGCGGCTCGACGTGCCGGTGACCCATATCGACGCCTCCTATGTGCGCAGCCATTTCGACGCCATGGAGGTCGGCATTCCGGACGCGCCTAAGGCTGACGAGATGCTGCTGGCGCTGGTCATGACGACGGGTGCCCGCATCCATAACCGCGCCGGCGGCCTGAAGGCATCCGAGATCAAGGGAGAGGATGGCTTGAGATGA
- a CDS encoding amino acid synthesis family protein gives MKTKIRKLLTFLEETRLEMGRPVEPATRRAAAVAVIENPYAGTYVEDLTLLTEIGEELGRLLTERAVAALGIPGDRAESYGKAAAVGEDGELEHAAAILHPKLGTPVRQVLGKGAALIPSSKKRGGPGVVLDIPLGHKDAAFVRSHFDGMEVRVPDAPRAREIVVAVAVTDSGRPLPRVGGLTKDQIKGEDGLR, from the coding sequence ATGAAGACGAAGATCCGCAAGCTCCTGACGTTTCTCGAGGAGACCCGGCTCGAGATGGGCCGGCCGGTCGAGCCGGCGACGCGCCGGGCCGCGGCCGTCGCCGTGATCGAGAACCCCTATGCCGGCACCTATGTCGAGGACCTGACGCTCCTGACCGAGATCGGCGAGGAGCTGGGCCGGCTCCTGACCGAGCGGGCGGTTGCCGCCCTCGGCATCCCCGGCGACCGGGCCGAGAGCTACGGCAAGGCGGCGGCCGTCGGCGAGGATGGCGAGCTCGAGCACGCCGCCGCCATCCTGCATCCGAAGCTCGGCACGCCGGTCCGCCAGGTGCTGGGGAAGGGGGCGGCCTTGATCCCGTCGTCGAAGAAGCGCGGCGGGCCGGGCGTGGTGCTCGACATCCCCTTGGGCCACAAGGACGCGGCCTTCGTGCGTAGCCATTTCGACGGCATGGAAGTGCGCGTGCCGGACGCGCCCCGGGCGCGCGAGATCGTGGTCGCCGTCGCCGTCACCGACAGCGGCCGCCCGCTGCCGCGCGTCGGCGGCCTCACCAAGGACCAGATCAAGGGCGAGGACGGGTTGCGGTAA
- a CDS encoding ABC transporter substrate-binding protein, translated as MAMKRLCAGAALALAVWSVGGASPAARAEDAVTVGEINSYSALPSFTEPYRKGWQLALEEVNAAGGVMGKKLAIVSRDDGGKPGDAVTAANELVANDHAVLLFGTFFSNIGLAVSDFAKQKKVFFLGAEPLTDAITWSQGNHYTFRLRPSNYMQAAMLAEEAAKLPAKRWATVAPNYEYGQSAVAVFKQLLSAKRPDIQWVGEQWPTQGKIDAGAVTQALAADNPEAILNVEFGPDLVKFVREGNTRGLFKGKSVVSFLTGEPEYLDPLKDEAPEGWIVTGYPWYGIHTPEHDAFLKAYQAKYNEPPRLGSIVGYSSVKTIAALLAKAGSTDTEKLIATAEGLGVATPFGPITFRKIDHQSTLGAFVGKTALKDGKPVMVDFAYRDGAKYLPSDEEVAKLRPKE; from the coding sequence ATGGCGATGAAGCGGCTTTGCGCGGGGGCGGCGTTGGCGCTCGCGGTCTGGAGTGTCGGGGGCGCGAGCCCGGCGGCCCGGGCCGAGGACGCGGTCACGGTTGGCGAGATCAATTCCTATTCGGCCCTGCCATCCTTCACCGAGCCCTACCGCAAGGGCTGGCAGTTGGCGCTCGAGGAGGTGAATGCCGCCGGCGGCGTCATGGGCAAGAAGCTCGCGATCGTGTCGCGCGACGACGGCGGCAAGCCGGGCGACGCGGTGACGGCGGCGAACGAGCTCGTCGCGAACGACCATGCGGTGCTGCTGTTCGGCACGTTCTTCTCGAACATCGGCCTCGCCGTGTCCGACTTCGCCAAGCAGAAGAAGGTGTTCTTCCTGGGTGCCGAGCCCTTGACCGACGCTATTACCTGGAGCCAGGGCAACCACTACACATTCCGGCTCCGCCCGTCGAACTACATGCAGGCGGCGATGCTGGCGGAGGAAGCGGCGAAACTGCCGGCCAAGCGCTGGGCGACGGTGGCACCCAACTATGAATACGGCCAGTCGGCCGTCGCCGTGTTCAAGCAGCTTCTGTCGGCGAAGCGCCCCGACATCCAGTGGGTCGGCGAGCAATGGCCGACCCAGGGCAAGATCGACGCGGGTGCCGTGACCCAGGCGCTGGCCGCCGACAATCCGGAGGCGATCCTCAACGTCGAGTTCGGCCCCGACCTCGTCAAGTTCGTGCGCGAGGGCAACACGCGCGGCCTGTTCAAGGGCAAGTCGGTCGTGAGCTTCCTGACCGGCGAGCCCGAGTATCTCGATCCCTTGAAGGACGAGGCGCCTGAGGGCTGGATCGTCACCGGCTATCCTTGGTACGGCATCCACACACCGGAGCATGACGCGTTCCTGAAGGCCTATCAGGCGAAATACAACGAGCCGCCGCGGCTGGGCTCGATCGTGGGCTACAGCTCGGTCAAGACGATCGCGGCGCTCTTGGCCAAGGCCGGCTCGACCGATACGGAGAAGCTGATCGCGACGGCCGAGGGGCTCGGCGTCGCGACGCCGTTCGGCCCGATCACCTTCCGCAAGATCGACCATCAATCGACGCTGGGTGCCTTCGTCGGCAAGACCGCGCTCAAGGACGGCAAGCCGGTCATGGTCGACTTCGCCTACCGCGACGGCGCCAAATACCTGCCGAGCGACGAGGAAGTCGCGAAGCTCCGGCCGAAGGAGTGA